A window of Methanofastidiosum sp. genomic DNA:
AGTTAACTCCTGCTTATAATCCATTTAATAAATTTAAGTTCATCTTTTTTTATTCCACCTAACAATATCATTAGTAACATATAAATTACAAAGGATATCCCCATTACTAACAATATGTTAATAATTCCATTAGGATGTGTATACACGATAAACACTGCCATTAAAATTGATGATATGATTATTTTTTTTAGTCCTAAATTCAAATCAAGCTTTATGTATTTAGAAGAATAGAAGAATATTATCACAAATGCAATTGCATATGCTATTAATGTCACGAATGCAGCGGCAATAATTCCAAAATAAGGAACAAGAGTTATATTAAATATAAGGTTAAATATAGCCGCAATTATCCATACAACACCTATCAATTTTGTTTTCTTTTTTAATATAATTATTAAAACATAAATACCAAAAATTCCAGTTAATAATGCACTAATTGCCACAAAGGGGGTTACTAAATAACCATTAGTGGCTATTTCTGGTGTGGTTAATATGATTAGCAATGGTTTGGACAGTAAAGAAATACTAACTACTGATGGGATTGCAAAAATTAAAAAAATTTTTAGTGAGTAAGTCAAAACAGTTCTTAGTTCCTGATTTTTATTTTCATCATAATATTTAGACACTACTGAAGGTAAAAGTGTTGAAAAAGGAACAAATAACATGGTTATTATTTGTCCTAAACTGTAACCTGGAGAATAATATCCTACAAAAGAAGTGCCAAGTAAAATACCGATTATGTACCGATCACTGGAATCAACTATCCAGTAAGATAGATTACTGGGAATAGTAGGCACGCTAAAAGATAAATATTCTTTTATATGAATGAATTTAGGAACTTTAAATCCTATATTTAATATAATGAAAAGTACCATGATTAAAGTAGTAACGATATATGTTATTAGAAGTCCAATAGTAATTCCAAGTATCCCATATCTATATAATGCAAAATACGAGATTAAAAAAACATTCAAATATGCTTGAAGAAACATTATAAATGAATACTT
This region includes:
- a CDS encoding oligosaccharide flippase family protein, producing the protein MSDYKVFVQRIGLIGITNILIAISSIIILPILTKNLSIDDYGIYIQLSVTIFLISNLVTLGLPYAMVRFLAASKEKNEIQEGFYSIIFIVLIPTLIIAFLLFISSQFIANLLFNGNTIITNILSVIIIIVSLNNLFLSYFRTFQQIKKYSFIMFLQAYLNVFLISYFALYRYGILGITIGLLITYIVTTLIMVLFIILNIGFKVPKFIHIKEYLSFSVPTIPSNLSYWIVDSSDRYIIGILLGTSFVGYYSPGYSLGQIITMLFVPFSTLLPSVVSKYYDENKNQELRTVLTYSLKIFLIFAIPSVVSISLLSKPLLIILTTPEIATNGYLVTPFVAISALLTGIFGIYVLIIILKKKTKLIGVVWIIAAIFNLIFNITLVPYFGIIAAAFVTLIAYAIAFVIIFFYSSKYIKLDLNLGLKKIIISSILMAVFIVYTHPNGIINILLVMGISFVIYMLLMILLGGIKKDELKFIKWIISRS